One Bradyrhizobium sp. ISRA464 genomic window carries:
- a CDS encoding FAD-dependent oxidoreductase: MARTINDIVIAGAGQAGARAAEALRARGFRGSITMIGEETHPPYERPQLSKSLLQSRDAPVAYIKQAADWTKTLDINIETGAAAIDCDADRRIVSTADGRSFHFDGLLLATGTRPRRLPALEDAHIEVQYLRSVEDALRFRRHIQAGSRIAVVGGGVIGLEAACAAARNGCRVTVIESEEHLLARAFPPLIGGLVADRHRSHGVEFVFGATVTGSTSGSVGLSNGARIPADLVLVGIGVTPSAELAIRLGLPAAEGIAVDACGRTAVPDIFCAGDAALQWSRCHGRAIRVETWANAQNQAISVAANMIGDAVEYNDPPWFWTDQYDLNIQVAGDMRNAEHIARGDPSSGRFSIMAMRGAELVGALSVNATKDMAILRRIIAANAKPQRADLESPGYDLRAVLKPH; encoded by the coding sequence GTGGCGCGAACGATCAACGACATCGTGATCGCAGGGGCCGGCCAAGCCGGAGCGCGTGCCGCTGAAGCGCTGCGGGCGCGCGGCTTCAGGGGTTCGATCACCATGATCGGCGAGGAGACCCACCCGCCCTACGAGCGGCCACAGCTCTCAAAGAGCTTGTTGCAATCCCGCGATGCGCCTGTCGCCTACATCAAGCAGGCCGCAGACTGGACCAAGACGCTTGATATCAACATCGAGACTGGCGCCGCGGCGATTGATTGCGACGCCGATCGCCGCATCGTGTCGACCGCGGACGGCCGCAGCTTCCATTTCGACGGCCTGCTGCTTGCGACCGGCACTCGGCCGCGGCGGCTTCCTGCACTGGAAGATGCACACATCGAGGTCCAGTATTTGCGCAGCGTCGAGGACGCGCTCCGATTTCGTCGTCACATCCAGGCCGGATCGCGCATTGCGGTCGTCGGGGGCGGTGTCATCGGCCTGGAAGCTGCGTGCGCTGCCGCCAGGAACGGCTGCCGTGTGACGGTGATCGAAAGTGAGGAGCATCTCCTCGCACGCGCGTTCCCGCCTCTGATCGGCGGTCTCGTTGCCGACAGGCACCGCAGTCACGGTGTCGAGTTTGTCTTCGGCGCGACGGTGACCGGAAGCACGTCAGGTTCCGTCGGCCTGAGCAACGGCGCGCGGATCCCAGCAGATCTGGTGTTGGTCGGCATCGGCGTTACCCCTTCGGCCGAACTCGCCATCCGGCTCGGTCTGCCCGCCGCCGAAGGCATTGCTGTCGATGCCTGCGGTCGCACCGCTGTTCCCGACATCTTCTGTGCGGGTGATGCGGCCCTGCAATGGAGCCGTTGCCACGGCCGCGCGATCCGCGTCGAGACCTGGGCGAACGCCCAGAACCAGGCGATCTCGGTCGCCGCCAATATGATCGGCGACGCCGTGGAATACAACGATCCTCCCTGGTTCTGGACCGACCAATACGACCTGAACATCCAGGTCGCCGGCGACATGCGCAATGCCGAGCACATCGCGCGCGGCGATCCAAGCAGCGGACGGTTTTCGATCATGGCCATGCGTGGCGCCGAACTTGTCGGCGCTCTCTCGGTGAATGCAACCAAGGACATGGCGATTCTGCGGCGGATCATTGCGGCCAACGCAAAGCCGCAGCGCGCTGATCTGGAGTCGCCGGGTTACGACCTCCGAGCCGTGTTGAAACCACACTGA
- a CDS encoding amidohydrolase family protein: MVEAIDTHTHFVPRHIPAESARNPLWPSVELRDASAAVMVGGKVFRVIDSRSWDARRRLDDMAIDDIQVQVVSPMPELLSHWFPPADADALCRRVNEGIAALRADHPRHFVGIGMVPMQDVALAARRMEEIRSLGLRGIEIGTHINGIPLGDARLNDVYAAAEHAGLMVMIHPLHPLGLDRMGGRPELAAVAAFPLETAFAAVSLMTNGVLERFPTLRILLSHGGGALSWLLPRLGHAYGMGPPLQSLFAGAPTEMARSFYYDTVLYDGPALQYLADKVGTDQLVVGSDYPFTIKQDRPAQFAERVLSVSRAVLSANARRLFALR; this comes from the coding sequence TTGGTCGAAGCGATCGACACCCATACCCATTTCGTCCCACGGCACATTCCGGCGGAATCGGCCCGCAATCCGCTGTGGCCCTCCGTCGAGCTCCGGGACGCATCGGCCGCCGTCATGGTGGGCGGCAAGGTGTTTCGAGTGATCGATTCTCGAAGTTGGGACGCGCGCCGCCGGCTCGACGACATGGCGATCGACGACATCCAGGTGCAGGTCGTCTCGCCCATGCCGGAATTGCTGTCGCATTGGTTTCCACCCGCCGACGCGGACGCGTTGTGCCGCCGTGTCAACGAGGGGATTGCTGCGCTACGCGCAGACCATCCGCGGCATTTCGTCGGCATTGGGATGGTCCCCATGCAGGATGTCGCACTCGCCGCACGACGCATGGAGGAGATCAGATCGCTTGGTCTGCGCGGCATCGAGATCGGCACGCATATCAATGGCATACCGCTCGGCGATGCACGCCTGAACGACGTCTATGCAGCGGCTGAGCATGCCGGGCTGATGGTGATGATCCATCCGCTGCATCCTCTTGGGCTTGACCGAATGGGCGGTCGCCCCGAGCTTGCGGCCGTGGCGGCGTTTCCGTTGGAGACGGCCTTCGCCGCGGTTTCGTTGATGACCAACGGCGTGCTCGAGCGCTTTCCCACCTTGCGCATCCTGCTGAGCCATGGCGGCGGCGCGCTGTCCTGGCTGTTACCGAGGCTGGGCCACGCTTATGGGATGGGACCACCGCTACAAAGCCTCTTCGCGGGGGCTCCGACGGAGATGGCCCGATCCTTCTACTACGACACGGTTCTCTACGACGGGCCGGCGTTGCAATACCTCGCTGACAAGGTCGGGACGGATCAGCTCGTTGTGGGATCGGACTATCCGTTCACGATCAAGCAGGACAGGCCTGCGCAATTCGCCGAGCGGGTCTTGTCAGTGTCACGGGCAGTGTTGTCTGCCAATGCAAGGCGGCTATTCGCGCTCCGGTAG
- a CDS encoding MaoC family dehydratase, which translates to MYRLSGDYNPIHADPDAAAKAGFDRPILHGLCTLGIATRAVLATLADGRPERFLSLSARFSRPVFPGETIRTEFLSVGGQIRFRSRVLERDLVVLDRGTAVVRD; encoded by the coding sequence ATCTATCGGCTGAGCGGCGACTACAATCCGATACACGCCGATCCCGACGCCGCCGCAAAGGCCGGCTTCGACCGCCCGATCCTCCACGGCCTGTGCACGCTCGGAATTGCAACGCGCGCGGTCCTCGCCACCCTCGCGGATGGCCGGCCCGAACGTTTCCTTTCACTGTCGGCCCGATTCAGCCGTCCGGTCTTTCCGGGAGAGACAATCCGGACGGAATTCCTCTCCGTCGGCGGCCAAATCCGCTTTCGCTCACGGGTCCTCGAACGCGACCTCGTGGTGCTCGATCGAGGAACAGCGGTGGTCCGCGATTGA
- a CDS encoding aromatic-ring-hydroxylating dioxygenase subunit beta: MQNITRADVEDFLFAEAELLDEWRLPEWLELFTDDAIYYVPSTDVPADSSPDKNLFYVADDRFRLSERVKRLMKRTAHAEFPHSRTRHLVSNVRIRSRSDSEVEVAAAFITYRTKDGVTDIYFGSNRYRLVAENGRLRIKEKRCLLDSEGLRTQGRVSIIL; this comes from the coding sequence ATGCAGAACATCACCCGAGCCGACGTCGAGGATTTCCTGTTCGCCGAGGCCGAGCTGCTGGACGAATGGCGCTTGCCGGAATGGCTCGAGCTGTTCACGGACGACGCGATCTACTACGTACCGTCGACCGACGTTCCCGCGGACTCCTCGCCCGACAAGAACCTTTTTTATGTTGCGGACGACCGCTTTCGCCTCAGCGAACGCGTCAAGCGCCTGATGAAGCGCACCGCGCATGCCGAATTCCCGCATTCGCGCACGCGGCACCTGGTGAGCAATGTACGGATCCGCAGCCGCAGCGACAGCGAGGTGGAGGTCGCCGCCGCCTTCATCACGTATCGCACCAAGGATGGCGTCACCGACATCTATTTCGGCAGCAACCGTTACCGGCTGGTCGCCGAGAACGGGCGCCTTCGCATCAAGGAGAAACGCTGCCTGCTCGACAGCGAGGGGCTGCGCACGCAAGGGCGCGTCAGCATCATCCTCTAG
- a CDS encoding SDR family oxidoreductase: MDKKLRNNVAVVTGAAKGIGLAIAERLATDGARLILADLDEAGLKEASARLASQFDVEVATEAGDLTEQGVAEKTIRLASERFGRLDILVNNAGGGIIKPFAEHTPETLKTTIDRNLWTVLWCSWYAVPTMRQQAYGRIINLGADSVRNGLWDHAAYNAAKGGVHGLTTGMAREFAKDGITVNTVAPCAVNTPQMVAIARTNPALAAKLVSVIPMGRPAEMEEVASMVSYLASAEASFVTGQVISVNGGSTML; encoded by the coding sequence GTGGACAAAAAGCTCAGGAACAATGTTGCCGTGGTGACCGGCGCCGCCAAGGGCATCGGCCTTGCAATCGCGGAGCGGCTCGCAACGGACGGCGCGAGGTTGATCCTTGCCGATCTCGATGAGGCCGGGCTGAAGGAGGCCTCGGCCCGTCTCGCCAGCCAGTTCGACGTGGAGGTCGCAACCGAGGCGGGCGATCTCACGGAGCAAGGCGTCGCCGAGAAGACCATCCGGCTTGCTTCCGAACGATTCGGCCGCCTCGACATCCTGGTCAACAATGCCGGAGGTGGCATCATCAAGCCGTTTGCGGAGCATACACCGGAGACGCTGAAAACGACTATCGATCGCAACCTCTGGACCGTGCTGTGGTGCTCCTGGTACGCGGTCCCGACGATGCGCCAGCAGGCGTACGGCCGGATCATCAATCTCGGCGCCGATTCCGTTCGCAATGGCCTTTGGGATCACGCCGCGTACAATGCGGCCAAGGGCGGCGTCCACGGCCTAACTACCGGCATGGCACGCGAGTTCGCCAAGGACGGCATCACTGTGAACACGGTGGCCCCCTGCGCGGTGAATACGCCGCAGATGGTCGCTATCGCCAGGACCAACCCGGCGCTTGCCGCAAAACTCGTCAGCGTTATCCCGATGGGGCGTCCGGCCGAAATGGAGGAAGTCGCCTCAATGGTCTCCTATCTCGCATCCGCCGAAGCGTCGTT
- a CDS encoding SDR family oxidoreductase gives MGRLCAGRVAIVTGGGRGLGREYALMLAEQGAKVVVNDLGSTAAGEGADMSPAQEVVDEIRRAGGEAIVNGSDVSDWAGAKALIDAAIDAFGRLDVLINNAGILRDRMMVNMTEAEWDAVIKVHLKGTFAPSHHAAQYWRQETKMRGAPVSARLINTSSASGLFGNVGQSNYGAAKAGIAAFTIISAMELRQYGITVNAIAPRAQTRMTEGLRERTEEEIKRRNPRWVAPIVVWLASEESRDVTGRVFEAGDGILKVAEGWHAGPGIDPVEDPNELGPQVAKLMQEARPNADIWGRDIVS, from the coding sequence ATGGGACGACTATGTGCCGGGCGGGTCGCGATCGTGACGGGCGGCGGCAGGGGGCTCGGGCGAGAATACGCGTTGATGCTGGCGGAGCAGGGCGCCAAGGTCGTGGTCAACGATCTCGGCAGCACGGCAGCGGGTGAGGGCGCCGATATGTCGCCTGCTCAGGAGGTTGTCGACGAGATCAGGCGGGCCGGCGGCGAAGCCATTGTGAACGGCAGCGATGTCAGCGATTGGGCCGGCGCCAAGGCTCTGATCGACGCCGCCATCGACGCTTTCGGCCGGCTCGACGTCCTCATCAACAACGCCGGTATCTTGCGGGATCGCATGATGGTCAACATGACCGAGGCGGAATGGGACGCCGTGATCAAGGTGCATCTCAAAGGCACCTTCGCCCCGTCTCATCATGCCGCGCAGTACTGGCGTCAGGAAACCAAGATGCGTGGAGCGCCGGTCAGCGCCCGCCTGATCAACACCTCGTCGGCCTCCGGATTGTTCGGCAATGTCGGCCAGAGCAACTATGGGGCTGCCAAGGCCGGTATCGCCGCCTTTACCATCATCAGCGCGATGGAGCTCCGCCAATACGGCATCACGGTGAATGCGATCGCGCCACGCGCGCAGACCCGCATGACCGAAGGATTGCGTGAGCGCACCGAGGAGGAGATCAAGCGCCGGAATCCGCGTTGGGTCGCGCCGATCGTGGTCTGGCTCGCGAGCGAAGAGTCCAGGGACGTGACCGGTCGCGTATTCGAGGCAGGCGATGGGATTCTCAAGGTCGCAGAGGGCTGGCACGCGGGCCCGGGAATTGACCCGGTCGAGGATCCCAACGAACTCGGCCCTCAGGTGGCGAAACTGATGCAGGAAGCGCGGCCCAACGCCGATATCTGGGGGCGCGACATCGTCTCGTGA
- a CDS encoding aromatic ring-hydroxylating dioxygenase subunit alpha — MNAFQRMNTALMVDEAKQIFKVSRQAFVDPDILEAERTRIFDKCWLYLGHASELPKPGDFVTRQVAGRNILFARDAKGILRAMFNTCPHRGAQVCREKHGNAKSFQCFYHGWVFGLDGALRSQPGEASYAPDFKERSTSNMQQVPRFETYRDFCFVCFDRNAETLDSYLGPVKEYLDIIGDQAEASMTIVGGTQEYSMRANWKLLTENSIDGYHALTTHATYFDYLKATNGGLVPVPLEGAARDLGKGHAVLEYKAPWGRPVAQWIPMWGDEGKREIDRLYQGLVTRFGEERAKRIALFNRNLFVFPNLVVNDIMAVTIRTYYPYAPDFMTVSAWALAPKEETDWARKYRLFNFLEFLGPGGFATPDDVEALEQCQRGFRNSTEAQWNDISKGMGKETPAYDDELQMRAFWSNWNKHVFAPSA, encoded by the coding sequence ATGAATGCGTTCCAGCGAATGAATACCGCGCTGATGGTCGACGAGGCCAAGCAGATCTTCAAGGTCTCCCGCCAGGCTTTCGTCGATCCGGATATTCTCGAGGCCGAGCGCACGCGCATCTTCGACAAATGCTGGCTCTATCTTGGCCACGCGTCGGAGCTTCCCAAGCCCGGCGACTTCGTCACCCGTCAGGTCGCCGGCCGCAATATTCTGTTCGCGCGCGACGCCAAGGGTATTCTGCGCGCCATGTTCAACACATGCCCGCATCGCGGCGCGCAGGTTTGCCGCGAAAAGCATGGCAATGCAAAGTCCTTCCAATGCTTCTATCATGGCTGGGTGTTCGGGCTGGACGGCGCGCTGCGCAGCCAGCCAGGCGAGGCTTCCTATGCGCCCGATTTCAAGGAGCGCAGCACGTCCAACATGCAGCAGGTGCCGCGGTTCGAAACCTATCGCGACTTCTGCTTCGTGTGCTTCGATCGGAATGCCGAGACGCTCGACTCCTATCTCGGCCCGGTGAAGGAATATCTCGACATCATCGGCGACCAGGCCGAGGCCAGTATGACCATCGTCGGCGGCACACAGGAATACTCGATGCGCGCCAACTGGAAGCTGCTTACCGAGAACTCGATCGACGGCTATCATGCGCTCACCACGCACGCGACCTATTTCGACTACCTCAAGGCCACCAATGGCGGCCTCGTGCCGGTGCCGCTGGAGGGTGCCGCGCGCGATCTCGGCAAGGGACATGCGGTGCTGGAGTACAAGGCGCCGTGGGGACGCCCGGTCGCACAATGGATTCCCATGTGGGGTGACGAGGGCAAGCGCGAGATCGACCGGCTCTACCAGGGACTGGTGACGCGCTTCGGCGAGGAGCGCGCCAAGCGGATCGCGCTCTTCAATCGCAATCTGTTCGTGTTCCCGAACCTCGTCGTCAACGACATCATGGCCGTGACGATCCGCACCTATTATCCGTACGCTCCCGATTTCATGACTGTCAGCGCATGGGCGCTCGCGCCAAAGGAAGAGACCGACTGGGCGCGCAAATACCGCCTGTTCAATTTCCTTGAATTCCTGGGCCCTGGCGGCTTCGCGACACCCGACGATGTCGAGGCGCTGGAGCAGTGCCAGCGCGGCTTCCGCAACTCCACTGAAGCGCAATGGAACGACATTTCCAAGGGGATGGGCAAGGAAACGCCCGCCTATGATGACGAGCTGCAGATGCGCGCGTTCTGGTCGAACTGGAACAAGCATGTCTTCGCGCCATCGGCCTAA
- a CDS encoding tripartite tricarboxylate transporter substrate binding protein, whose protein sequence is MRVRVAIVVCLVAVSIAASGWRQASAESYPSRRINLIVPFPAGSATDAVTRRLAESIRIETGATVLIENKPGADGNLAALAVLKAEADGYTVFVTTNSTQAANISLFNAMPYDPAVDFTPVAGIMTIPMMLAVKPEFPAKTVAEFIALAKVREKPLSFGSGNTSSRGAAELFRARAGINMQHVPYRGMPQARTDVLAGEIDCVFADPASAQGLIQDGRLRVLAVTSSDRLAGMPDVPTLAQAGLSGAELTAWVGVFVRTGTASDIVAKLSQVVLAFVNNKDTADYLESVGAKPFPAGADQLKAFEEADTRRWAEIVAIAKIEKK, encoded by the coding sequence ATGCGAGTTCGGGTTGCGATCGTTGTATGCCTGGTCGCCGTGTCGATCGCGGCGTCCGGTTGGCGGCAGGCCTCGGCGGAATCATATCCGTCGCGACGCATCAACCTCATCGTGCCGTTCCCGGCAGGCAGTGCAACCGATGCTGTGACGCGGCGTCTCGCCGAAAGCATTCGCATCGAGACCGGTGCGACCGTGCTGATCGAAAACAAGCCGGGTGCTGACGGCAATCTGGCAGCGCTTGCGGTTCTGAAGGCTGAGGCTGACGGCTACACCGTGTTCGTCACCACGAACTCGACGCAAGCGGCCAATATCAGCCTGTTCAATGCGATGCCCTATGATCCCGCGGTGGACTTTACGCCTGTCGCGGGGATCATGACCATTCCGATGATGCTGGCCGTCAAGCCCGAGTTTCCGGCAAAGACCGTTGCAGAGTTCATCGCTTTGGCGAAGGTGCGCGAGAAGCCCCTCTCATTTGGAAGCGGCAACACGTCGAGCCGGGGTGCTGCGGAGTTGTTCCGGGCCAGGGCCGGGATCAACATGCAGCATGTTCCGTATCGCGGGATGCCACAGGCTCGGACTGATGTGCTGGCGGGTGAGATCGATTGCGTCTTCGCCGATCCGGCCAGTGCGCAGGGCTTGATCCAGGATGGTCGGTTGCGTGTCCTTGCAGTGACGAGCAGCGATCGGTTGGCGGGGATGCCCGATGTCCCGACGCTCGCGCAGGCCGGGCTATCCGGTGCTGAGCTGACCGCCTGGGTCGGTGTGTTCGTGCGGACAGGCACCGCGTCCGACATCGTGGCGAAGCTCAGCCAGGTCGTGCTGGCCTTCGTCAACAACAAGGATACCGCGGACTATCTCGAGTCCGTGGGCGCAAAACCGTTTCCGGCCGGAGCCGACCAGCTGAAGGCATTCGAGGAAGCCGACACGCGGCGCTGGGCCGAGATCGTTGCGATCGCGAAGATCGAGAAGAAGTAG
- a CDS encoding MaoC family dehydratase N-terminal domain-containing protein has translation MNLEAVRNFRFESVTQSYTRRDTMLYALGLGFGSDPLDPAQLDFVYEANLRAVPSICCVLAHPGFWAKRPELGIDWLKLLHGEQSFEIHSPIPAEGTVRASYETAAVADKGAEKGAILHLVKTLDDAVSGLKLATVRSVLFLRGDGGYGSFGNVPAEPTALPEQLPRRPRTSRRCPKVH, from the coding sequence TTGAACCTCGAAGCCGTGCGAAATTTCCGTTTTGAGTCAGTCACTCAAAGCTACACCCGTCGCGACACCATGCTGTACGCGCTCGGCCTCGGCTTTGGTTCCGATCCACTTGACCCGGCGCAGCTTGACTTCGTCTACGAGGCAAATCTCCGGGCGGTGCCTTCGATCTGCTGTGTGCTCGCCCATCCCGGCTTCTGGGCAAAGCGGCCGGAGCTCGGCATCGACTGGCTGAAGCTCCTGCACGGAGAGCAGAGCTTTGAAATTCACAGCCCGATACCAGCCGAAGGCACGGTCAGAGCCAGTTATGAAACCGCCGCTGTCGCTGACAAAGGAGCCGAAAAGGGGGCGATCCTTCACCTCGTCAAGACACTCGACGACGCTGTCAGCGGACTGAAGTTGGCGACGGTTCGCAGTGTGCTGTTCCTGCGCGGCGACGGTGGCTACGGCAGCTTTGGCAATGTCCCTGCCGAGCCCACTGCCCTCCCGGAACAGCTCCCTCGCAGACCAAGGACATCGCGACGCTGCCCCAAAGTGCACTGA